In Elusimicrobiota bacterium, the following proteins share a genomic window:
- a CDS encoding sulfite exporter TauE/SafE family protein → MVFYLSSIYYKSLILDKYVPLTYIAAMSKNVFEGFISSFVFGIGTLLSPIIPIGALSGLISQQAKGSSAVFKAVRIISGLILLLFGFQLII, encoded by the coding sequence ATGGTATTTTATCTGTCAAGTATATATTATAAGTCCTTAATACTTGACAAGTATGTACCTTTAACCTATATAGCCGCTATGTCAAAAAATGTTTTTGAAGGTTTTATTTCTAGTTTTGTTTTTGGAATCGGAACATTGCTTTCACCAATTATTCCTATCGGCGCATTATCCGGGCTAATCAGCCAACAGGCAAAAGGGTCATCCGCGGTTTTCAAAGCGGTCCGCATAATCAGCGGACTGATCCTCTTATTATTCGGATTTCAACTGATAATATAA